One Catalinimonas alkaloidigena DNA window includes the following coding sequences:
- a CDS encoding MerC domain-containing protein, whose amino-acid sequence MDHHHKLGFSVSLLCAVHCITLPLLLTVLPLVGSEWAADQRLEWGLMLISLPIAAYTLGKDFQQHHRPGALWLAGLGFLGILGGHLLLQHHAFTHVVAGLGGLLVAVAFWLNWRYRPHCAVEK is encoded by the coding sequence ATGGATCACCACCATAAACTTGGCTTTTCTGTATCGCTGTTGTGCGCCGTACACTGCATCACGCTACCGCTTCTGCTGACGGTCCTGCCGCTGGTAGGCAGTGAATGGGCCGCCGACCAGCGCCTTGAATGGGGTCTGATGCTCATCAGCCTCCCGATTGCCGCCTATACCCTTGGTAAAGATTTTCAGCAGCACCACCGGCCGGGGGCACTCTGGCTAGCAGGATTGGGCTTTCTGGGCATTCTGGGCGGGCACCTTCTGTTGCAACACCATGCGTTCACACACGTGGTCGCGGGCCTCGGCGGTTTGCTGGTGGCCGTGGCCTTCTGGCTGAACTGGCGCTACCGCCCCCACTGTGCCGTGGAAAAATAA
- a CDS encoding TonB-dependent receptor: MKKQLFILILICLGFGMGLPRGVWAQGVTTASISGTVADQTGESLPGATILARHQPTGTEYGTITDASGRFTLQNMRIGGPYLIQVSFVGYAPLEENNVNLSLGENRRFAFTLSEESTQLAEIVVTGQADDVFNSGRTGAGSNFSNEEITQLPTISRSLSDYTRLTPQAGANNTFGGRNAGYNNITINGALFNNVFGLAGTIGGQTNSEPISLDAIEEIQVNLSPYDVTQGTFTGAGINAVTRSGTNEFSGSLYYFTRNFGDSPFIGKKLDGSDSPLPSFTLNNKGFRVGGPILKNKLFFFVNGEMQRRGDPPSPNYVASRPGLSGSDVSAVSAADLDQLSTFLREKYGYDPGPYENYTLRSDSDKLTARLDFNVSKNHVLTLNYYYLKSYRDVNPSSSGALSNGRGPSNTNLPFLAAFYRINNNMNSIIGELNSNLGNKLSNKFQAGFTAMRDFRESSGGIFPLVDIGNGSGLQSTAFGYEPFSANNILNTNTFQISDNVTYFAGKHTLTLGTYNEFYKFENGFAPTYYGQFQFNTFEDFYNSANGVTNPDSISATNPNGYVSGPLRYQLRWSTNPDGSFPLVETKASQLAFYAQDEFQATPTLRITGGLRVDIPIINQEIARNESAAALSFRDGYQILTDRVQKSQLLWSPRLGFNWDVKGDKSTQIRGGTGIFTGRVPYVWISNQASNNGVLFGSLDARGTVDAPLYQYQFNPDVNAYIPPDRLPNSSYNLAVTDRNFKFPQVWRSNLAIDQRLPGGLAITVEGAITKDLNSVYHQNINLPESSLRLQGPDNRYIYYTVDSLGNPARANSRINSAVTDAILMRNTNKGYSWFTTVQVQKTFMSGFFASLAYTYTDSRSVNDGGSIAQSIWRDRQISGDPNDNAVSYSNFLRKHYVVGSVSYKKEYLNSMATTVSLVYTGAPGLSAPFGARYSYTYSRDLNGDGQTSNDLIYVPANQGEINLVDIRNSSGDVTYSAAQQWADLDAFISQDPYLQNRRGQYAERNGAQYPWQSQFDFRVLQDFYVNAGGKRNTLQLSLDIFNVANLLSSQWGLLRTPTRSGLIDFTGFDAEGNPTYQFPMLRGEPLRESFQVDPGLQSRWAMQVGLRYIFN; this comes from the coding sequence ATGAAAAAACAATTATTCATTCTAATCCTGATCTGTCTAGGGTTCGGGATGGGTCTCCCGCGTGGCGTATGGGCACAGGGGGTAACCACCGCCAGCATCAGTGGCACCGTGGCAGATCAAACGGGCGAATCGCTGCCGGGGGCAACCATCCTGGCCCGGCACCAGCCCACCGGTACGGAGTACGGCACCATTACCGACGCCAGTGGTCGGTTCACCCTCCAGAACATGCGGATTGGAGGCCCTTACCTGATTCAGGTATCGTTTGTCGGGTATGCGCCGCTCGAAGAAAATAACGTAAACCTCTCGCTGGGCGAAAACCGTCGCTTTGCTTTTACGCTGAGCGAAGAGAGCACGCAACTGGCAGAGATCGTCGTGACCGGCCAGGCCGACGACGTGTTCAACTCCGGCCGGACGGGGGCGGGCAGTAACTTCTCGAACGAGGAGATTACCCAATTGCCCACCATCAGCCGCAGCCTGAGCGATTACACGCGCCTCACGCCGCAAGCGGGCGCCAACAACACGTTCGGCGGACGCAACGCGGGCTACAACAACATTACGATCAACGGTGCGCTGTTCAACAACGTGTTTGGCCTGGCCGGAACCATCGGGGGACAAACCAACTCGGAGCCGATTTCGCTCGACGCCATCGAAGAAATTCAGGTCAACCTTTCGCCTTACGACGTAACGCAGGGCACGTTTACCGGCGCGGGCATCAACGCCGTGACGCGCAGCGGTACCAACGAGTTCTCGGGCTCGCTCTACTACTTCACGCGGAACTTTGGCGACTCGCCGTTTATCGGCAAGAAACTCGATGGCAGCGACAGTCCGCTGCCTAGCTTCACGCTGAACAACAAGGGCTTCCGGGTGGGCGGCCCCATCCTGAAAAACAAACTGTTTTTCTTCGTAAACGGTGAGATGCAGCGCCGCGGCGATCCGCCTTCGCCCAACTACGTGGCGTCGCGGCCCGGCCTGTCCGGTAGCGATGTGTCGGCGGTGTCGGCGGCCGATCTGGACCAGTTGAGCACCTTTTTGCGGGAGAAATACGGGTACGATCCCGGTCCTTATGAAAACTACACGCTCCGTTCCGACAGCGATAAGCTGACGGCGCGGCTGGACTTCAACGTATCGAAGAATCACGTCCTGACGCTCAACTATTACTACCTGAAGTCGTACCGCGACGTGAACCCCAGTTCGAGCGGCGCGCTAAGCAACGGGCGGGGGCCTTCCAACACGAACCTGCCCTTCCTGGCGGCGTTCTACCGGATCAACAACAACATGAATTCGATCATCGGGGAGCTGAACAGCAACCTGGGGAACAAACTGTCGAACAAGTTTCAGGCGGGCTTTACGGCCATGCGCGATTTCCGCGAAAGCAGCGGGGGAATTTTTCCGCTGGTGGACATCGGCAACGGCAGCGGTCTGCAATCGACGGCGTTCGGCTACGAGCCTTTTTCGGCAAACAACATCCTGAATACCAACACGTTCCAGATTTCGGACAACGTGACCTATTTCGCCGGCAAGCACACGCTGACGCTGGGCACATACAACGAGTTCTACAAGTTTGAAAACGGGTTTGCGCCGACCTACTACGGTCAGTTTCAGTTCAACACGTTCGAGGACTTTTACAACAGTGCCAATGGCGTGACCAACCCGGATTCCATTTCGGCCACTAACCCGAACGGCTACGTTTCCGGCCCGCTGCGCTATCAGTTGCGGTGGTCGACCAATCCGGACGGCTCGTTCCCGCTGGTAGAAACCAAAGCCAGTCAATTGGCTTTTTATGCACAAGACGAATTTCAGGCCACGCCTACGCTGCGCATCACGGGCGGCTTGCGCGTCGACATTCCCATCATCAACCAGGAAATTGCGCGGAACGAATCGGCCGCTGCGCTTTCTTTCCGGGATGGCTATCAGATCCTGACCGATCGCGTGCAGAAGTCGCAGTTGTTGTGGTCGCCGCGCCTGGGCTTTAACTGGGACGTGAAAGGAGACAAATCAACGCAGATCCGGGGTGGTACGGGCATTTTCACCGGTCGTGTGCCGTACGTGTGGATCTCGAACCAGGCCAGCAACAACGGCGTGCTGTTCGGCTCGCTTGATGCCCGCGGTACGGTCGATGCACCGCTCTATCAGTACCAGTTCAATCCTGACGTGAATGCCTACATTCCGCCCGACCGTCTGCCGAACAGCAGCTACAACCTGGCGGTTACGGACCGGAACTTCAAGTTCCCGCAGGTGTGGCGCAGCAACCTGGCGATCGACCAGCGCCTGCCCGGTGGCCTTGCCATCACGGTAGAGGGGGCCATCACCAAAGACCTGAATTCTGTGTACCACCAGAACATTAACCTGCCGGAGTCGAGCCTGCGTTTGCAAGGGCCGGACAACCGCTACATTTATTATACGGTAGATTCGTTGGGAAATCCGGCGCGTGCCAACTCGCGCATCAACAGCGCGGTGACGGACGCCATCCTGATGCGGAATACCAACAAAGGGTATTCGTGGTTTACCACGGTGCAGGTGCAGAAAACGTTTATGAGCGGGTTCTTCGCCAGCCTGGCGTATACCTACACCGATTCGCGTTCGGTGAACGACGGGGGGTCGATTGCCCAGTCGATCTGGCGCGATCGGCAGATTTCCGGCGACCCGAACGACAACGCGGTGAGCTACTCCAACTTCCTGCGCAAGCATTATGTCGTGGGCAGTGTGTCGTACAAAAAAGAGTACCTGAATTCGATGGCGACGACCGTTTCGCTGGTCTACACGGGTGCGCCGGGCCTGAGCGCACCGTTTGGCGCGCGCTACTCTTACACGTACTCGCGTGACCTGAACGGCGACGGACAAACCAGCAACGACCTGATTTACGTACCGGCCAACCAAGGGGAAATCAACCTGGTGGACATCCGGAACAGCAGCGGCGACGTGACCTATTCGGCCGCGCAACAGTGGGCCGATCTGGATGCCTTCATCAGCCAGGACCCCTACCTGCAAAACCGCCGTGGGCAGTATGCCGAGCGGAACGGAGCGCAATATCCGTGGCAGAGTCAGTTCGACTTCCGCGTGTTGCAGGACTTCTACGTGAACGCCGGAGGCAAACGCAACACGTTACAGTTGAGCCTGGACATTTTCAACGTGGCGAACCTGCTCAGTTCGCAATGGGGGCTGCTGCGCACGCCGACCCGCTCGGGCCTGATCGATTTTACCGGCTTCGATGCAGAGGGCAACCCCACATATCAGTTCCCGATGTTACGGGGCGAGCCGTTGCGTGAGTCTTTCCAGGTCGATCCCGGTCTGCAGTCGCGTTGGGCCATGCAAGTCGGGCTGCGCTACATCTTCAATTAA
- a CDS encoding peptidoglycan DD-metalloendopeptidase family protein gives MVFFCFLTLWLAGCGGAPLRRVLQPATPYEKYARALQQVQLDETALGQAWLAAGERALRDSLEIDLPYRESGYFPANEAVALSYRVALPEGQKLRVKVETEANQPLDVFVDLFRQEDQKAKPLVSADSSLTFEYEVDETGAYLIRVQPELLRSGRYDIYITQQPVLSFPVEGGSNRSVQSFWGAARDGGGRRHEGIDIFAKRGTPALAAVNGRVSRVGTTRLGGKVVWITDLERGQSLYYAHLDSQLVQIGQRVTPGDTVGLVGNTGNARTTPPHLHFGIYRFGQGAIDPYAFVQQFPQETIAPATTPTVPLAWQRTGRQSVNLRTGPGTDHTVIRTCTPHTPLQVLAATGDWERIRLPDGTEGYLFHTLVEPLTRPIRQWVTSDASRPLLDTPRPDAPLIQYLPTETSVAILAEFNDFALADVAGQWGWVQQPKS, from the coding sequence ATGGTATTTTTTTGCTTCCTGACCCTCTGGCTCGCGGGGTGTGGAGGCGCTCCGCTCCGCCGGGTTTTGCAACCCGCCACCCCTTACGAAAAATACGCCCGCGCCCTGCAACAGGTGCAGCTCGACGAAACCGCCCTGGGACAAGCCTGGCTAGCGGCCGGCGAACGTGCCTTGCGGGACTCGCTGGAAATCGACCTTCCTTACCGGGAGTCGGGTTACTTTCCGGCCAACGAAGCCGTGGCACTCAGCTACCGGGTGGCGCTACCCGAAGGCCAAAAGCTGCGGGTAAAAGTAGAAACCGAAGCAAATCAACCGCTGGACGTGTTTGTCGACCTTTTCCGGCAGGAGGACCAGAAGGCGAAGCCCCTCGTCTCGGCCGACTCCTCGCTGACCTTCGAATACGAAGTCGACGAAACCGGTGCGTACCTGATCCGCGTGCAGCCCGAGCTGCTGCGCAGCGGTCGCTACGACATCTACATCACGCAACAACCGGTCTTGTCTTTTCCGGTCGAAGGCGGCTCGAACCGCAGTGTGCAGAGCTTTTGGGGTGCGGCGCGCGACGGCGGCGGACGGCGCCACGAAGGCATCGATATTTTTGCCAAACGGGGCACGCCGGCACTGGCGGCCGTCAACGGCCGGGTAAGTCGCGTCGGCACAACGCGGCTGGGCGGCAAAGTGGTCTGGATCACCGACCTGGAACGGGGACAAAGCCTTTATTACGCGCACCTCGACAGCCAGCTGGTGCAGATAGGGCAGCGCGTCACGCCCGGCGATACGGTAGGGCTCGTCGGCAACACCGGCAACGCGCGCACCACACCGCCACACCTGCATTTCGGCATCTACCGGTTCGGGCAGGGCGCGATTGATCCGTACGCCTTTGTCCAGCAGTTTCCGCAGGAGACCATCGCCCCTGCCACGACGCCCACCGTGCCGCTCGCGTGGCAACGCACCGGTCGCCAGTCGGTCAACCTTCGCACCGGCCCCGGCACCGACCATACCGTGATCCGTACCTGCACACCGCACACGCCCCTGCAAGTGCTGGCAGCGACCGGCGACTGGGAACGCATTCGCCTGCCCGACGGCACCGAAGGCTATCTTTTTCACACGCTGGTTGAACCCCTCACCCGCCCCATCCGGCAATGGGTTACGTCCGACGCTTCCCGGCCGTTGCTGGATACGCCGCGACCGGACGCGCCGCTGATCCAATACCTCCCGACCGAAACTTCGGTCGCCATCCTGGCAGAATTCAATGATTTCGCCCTGGCCGACGTCGCCGGGCAATGGGGATGGGTGCAGCAACCCAAAAGCTGA
- a CDS encoding DUF2141 domain-containing protein yields the protein MNYWKYLLLTGIVLQVGMARAQGTLTLEVKGLKQETGALYIALYNKPEGFREADAAYKKLIAPVKGNPAVVDLGGLPAGTYAVTLFHDENDNGELDTNMMGIPKEGYGFSNNPKIRFGPPDFGECTFTHGDAAQTVSVQIQ from the coding sequence ATGAACTATTGGAAATACCTCCTCCTGACCGGCATTGTGTTGCAGGTCGGCATGGCGCGGGCGCAAGGCACCCTGACGCTGGAAGTGAAAGGATTGAAACAGGAAACGGGTGCGCTCTACATCGCCCTGTACAATAAACCAGAAGGCTTTCGCGAGGCCGACGCGGCCTACAAAAAGCTGATTGCTCCCGTTAAGGGAAACCCGGCTGTGGTGGACCTGGGCGGGTTACCAGCCGGCACCTACGCCGTCACGCTCTTCCACGACGAAAACGACAACGGCGAATTGGATACCAACATGATGGGCATCCCCAAAGAGGGGTACGGCTTCTCGAACAATCCGAAGATCCGCTTCGGGCCGCCCGATTTCGGGGAATGTACCTTTACGCATGGCGACGCCGCACAAACCGTCTCCGTGCAAATTCAATGA